The following are from one region of the Actinopolyspora halophila DSM 43834 genome:
- a CDS encoding ABC transporter substrate-binding protein, with protein MGVRTAGVRPSFPRAAAVATVVIAGLLLPVVLAPGALSANERGDGSGQEGEVTLRVGIQQEFDSLNPFLGFSRAATEVFRLIYPTLTTHSSEDFSVVPELATDWESSRDKLTWTFHIREGVKWSDGEPVTAHDVAYTFNRMMTDSAAATANGNYVDNFADVSAPDEGRVVIRTETPQATMRSLAVPVVPEHVWSRVDDVAGFANREMPIVGSGPFEVTDYRPQQYLTLEADEDFWRGAPTIDRLRFVNFENSDAAVQALRKGEIDVARKLTPAQFDALKGAENIERVKGKGRRFYELVLNPGAANSAGDPIGTGHPALRDARVRRALDRAIDRSELVDRVLGGHGTVGAGYLPPIFRKYHWSPPDGERRSFSLEAANRALDEAGYPRGPDGIRRGPSGRPLDFEFVLHGDSSTDALVGEFVEEWLSGLGIEVSLQPVSDNQVNQRTTAGDFDMVISGWSVNPDPDYVLRLQTCGARPDPEGGGLPDSFLCDERYDELYSRQLAEFDRHARVELVERAQRRFHEMATGLILFYPNALEAYRSDRFAGFEKQPAERGVITAQQGYWGYYRAEPTERARTAAGETGYRSAAFVIVGVLLLGALAVFSVSVRRRRTAEHRE; from the coding sequence ATGGGTGTGCGGACTGCCGGTGTCCGACCGAGCTTTCCGCGTGCGGCTGCCGTGGCCACCGTGGTGATCGCCGGGCTGCTGCTGCCCGTGGTTCTCGCCCCCGGCGCTCTTTCCGCGAACGAGCGCGGCGACGGTTCGGGGCAGGAGGGGGAGGTCACCCTCCGGGTGGGGATTCAGCAGGAGTTCGATTCGCTCAACCCCTTCCTCGGATTCAGCCGGGCCGCCACCGAGGTCTTCCGGCTGATCTACCCGACCCTGACCACCCACAGTTCAGAGGACTTCTCGGTGGTACCCGAGCTCGCCACCGACTGGGAATCCTCACGCGACAAGCTCACCTGGACTTTTCACATCCGTGAAGGGGTGAAGTGGTCGGACGGGGAACCGGTCACCGCCCACGACGTGGCCTACACGTTCAACCGCATGATGACCGACTCGGCCGCGGCGACGGCCAACGGGAACTACGTGGACAACTTCGCCGATGTCTCCGCCCCGGACGAGGGACGGGTGGTGATCAGGACCGAAACCCCCCAGGCCACGATGCGTTCCCTCGCCGTGCCGGTCGTCCCCGAGCACGTCTGGTCGCGAGTCGACGACGTGGCCGGTTTCGCGAACCGGGAGATGCCCATCGTGGGCAGTGGCCCGTTCGAGGTGACCGACTACCGGCCGCAGCAGTACCTGACTCTCGAAGCCGACGAGGACTTCTGGCGCGGGGCTCCCACGATCGACCGGCTGCGTTTCGTCAACTTCGAGAACAGCGACGCCGCGGTGCAGGCGCTGCGCAAGGGCGAGATCGACGTGGCGAGGAAACTGACCCCCGCACAGTTCGACGCCCTGAAGGGGGCCGAGAACATCGAACGGGTGAAGGGGAAGGGCCGTCGGTTCTACGAGCTCGTGCTGAACCCGGGAGCGGCCAACAGCGCGGGTGATCCGATCGGCACCGGCCATCCCGCGCTGCGGGACGCCAGGGTGCGCAGAGCGCTGGACCGCGCGATCGACCGGTCCGAACTGGTCGACCGGGTTCTCGGGGGACACGGCACGGTCGGAGCCGGCTATCTGCCGCCCATCTTCCGGAAGTACCACTGGTCTCCCCCGGACGGTGAGCGACGTTCCTTCTCGCTCGAGGCGGCCAACCGAGCGCTGGACGAGGCCGGGTACCCCCGCGGCCCCGACGGGATCCGCCGCGGTCCCTCGGGACGGCCGCTGGATTTCGAGTTCGTGCTGCACGGTGACTCGTCCACCGACGCGCTGGTGGGCGAGTTCGTCGAGGAGTGGTTGTCCGGGCTCGGGATCGAGGTGAGCCTGCAACCTGTGTCGGACAACCAGGTCAACCAGCGAACAACGGCGGGCGACTTCGACATGGTGATCAGCGGCTGGTCCGTCAATCCCGATCCGGACTACGTGCTGCGACTGCAGACCTGCGGGGCCCGGCCCGATCCCGAGGGCGGAGGCCTTCCGGACAGCTTCCTCTGCGACGAGCGCTACGACGAGCTGTACTCCCGGCAACTGGCCGAATTCGACCGCCACGCGCGGGTGGAACTGGTCGAGCGGGCCCAACGGCGGTTCCACGAGATGGCGACCGGCCTGATCCTGTTCTACCCGAACGCGCTCGAGGCCTACCGGTCGGACCGTTTCGCGGGATTCGAGAAGCAACCGGCCGAGCGGGGCGTCATCACGGCCCAGCAGGGCTACTGGGGCTACTACCGGGCGGAACCGACCGAACGGGCCCGAACCGCCGCCGGTGAGACCGGGTACCGCTCCGCGGCGTTCGTGATCGTGGGTGTGCTCCTGCTCGGTGCGCTCGCGGTGTTCTCCGTGAGTGTTCGCAGGCGTCGTACCGCGGAACACCGGGAATAG
- a CDS encoding ABC transporter permease, with the protein MTETRDRDDVRRAPARAPRILGFVALKLGGGALSLLLVVVLGFFLFRVLPGDPARTMTRSAPVSAEQLAALRDRFGLDQPLYVQFRDFLGKLVRGDLGTSYTYNRPVAELIGERIGPTVLLVGTATVLAVLLGLWMGTRAAWRHGGSADRWFTSVGLTLWSVPTFWLGLLLLMAFGVGVGPLPGLFPVAGMSSPDVPAGALPRVLDVAHHLVLPCVTLVAVIHAQFMMVMRSSLLEEMGEEYLTTARAKGLREDLVRRRHAIPNALLPTVTLIFLHLGLVVSGAITVETVFSWPGLGLLTYEALRVPDLPLLQGTFIVLAGSVIVMNVLAELLYRVLDPRVRAS; encoded by the coding sequence ATGACCGAAACGCGTGACAGGGACGACGTCCGGAGGGCTCCCGCCCGTGCGCCGCGGATCCTCGGATTCGTGGCGTTGAAGTTGGGCGGCGGGGCCCTGAGCCTGCTGCTGGTGGTGGTGCTCGGCTTCTTCCTGTTCCGGGTGCTGCCCGGTGATCCGGCACGCACCATGACCAGGTCCGCACCGGTCAGCGCCGAGCAGCTGGCCGCGTTGCGGGACCGCTTCGGGCTGGACCAGCCGCTGTACGTGCAGTTCCGCGACTTCCTCGGGAAGCTGGTGCGCGGGGATCTGGGCACCTCCTACACCTACAACCGTCCGGTGGCGGAACTGATCGGGGAACGGATCGGTCCCACCGTGCTGCTGGTGGGAACCGCGACGGTGCTCGCCGTGCTGCTCGGGTTGTGGATGGGCACGCGCGCGGCGTGGCGTCACGGAGGCTCCGCCGACCGCTGGTTCACCTCGGTGGGGTTGACCCTGTGGTCCGTTCCGACCTTCTGGCTGGGTCTGCTGCTGCTGATGGCCTTCGGCGTGGGAGTCGGACCGCTGCCCGGGCTGTTCCCGGTGGCGGGGATGTCCTCTCCCGACGTTCCTGCCGGAGCGCTGCCGCGCGTGCTCGACGTGGCCCACCACCTCGTTCTCCCGTGCGTGACGCTGGTCGCGGTCATCCACGCCCAGTTCATGATGGTGATGCGCAGTTCCCTGCTCGAGGAGATGGGCGAGGAGTACCTGACCACGGCCCGCGCGAAGGGGCTGCGGGAGGACCTGGTGCGGCGCAGGCACGCCATCCCCAACGCGCTGCTGCCCACGGTGACGTTGATATTCCTCCACCTGGGGCTGGTCGTGTCCGGTGCCATCACCGTGGAGACCGTTTTCTCCTGGCCCGGACTGGGGCTGTTGACCTACGAGGCGCTTCGTGTTCCCGACCTCCCGCTGCTGCAGGGAACGTTCATCGTCCTGGCGGGAAGCGTGATCGTGATGAACGTGCTGGCCGAACTGCTGTACCGGGTTCTCGATCCACGGGTGCGTGCCTCATGA
- a CDS encoding M55 family metallopeptidase: MRILISADMEGATGVTGVDDVIAGTEPWQRFRELFTGDVNACVSGLFAAGATETLVNEAHSIQRHLLLERLDGRARMLTGRHKPLSMMEGVDSGVDGVVFLGYHTGAGAEGVLAHTYMESGLVGVWLDGIHASEGRLNAALATEHGVPVLLVTGDDLTCVEAGSYAPECRTVPVKECVSRYAAVCSTPERTGSAIRTTASDAMELAGRGEGTVGPHRIELEFTGTHLAAATALVPTVEQLSSRRVGFDAADMTTAMKTFKVITTVASKAAQDTYG, translated from the coding sequence GTGCGGATCCTGATCTCTGCGGACATGGAAGGCGCCACCGGCGTGACCGGCGTCGATGACGTGATCGCGGGCACCGAGCCCTGGCAGCGTTTCCGAGAGCTGTTCACCGGCGACGTCAACGCCTGCGTGTCCGGGCTGTTCGCGGCCGGGGCGACCGAGACACTGGTCAACGAGGCCCACTCGATCCAGCGGCACCTGCTGCTCGAACGGCTCGACGGGCGGGCTCGCATGCTCACCGGTAGGCACAAGCCACTGTCGATGATGGAGGGCGTCGATTCGGGAGTGGACGGTGTGGTCTTCCTCGGCTACCACACCGGAGCGGGAGCGGAGGGCGTGCTCGCGCACACCTACATGGAAAGCGGGTTGGTCGGGGTCTGGTTGGACGGGATCCACGCCAGTGAGGGGAGGCTGAACGCCGCGTTGGCCACCGAGCACGGAGTACCCGTTCTGCTGGTCACCGGGGACGACCTCACCTGCGTGGAAGCCGGTTCCTACGCTCCGGAGTGCCGGACCGTCCCGGTGAAGGAATGCGTGAGCAGGTACGCGGCCGTCTGCTCCACTCCGGAGCGGACGGGATCCGCGATCCGGACGACGGCATCCGACGCCATGGAGCTCGCCGGTCGTGGCGAGGGCACGGTCGGGCCGCACCGGATCGAGCTGGAGTTCACCGGCACCCATCTCGCCGCCGCGACGGCTCTCGTACCCACAGTGGAGCAGCTGTCATCCCGACGTGTCGGTTTCGACGCGGCGGACATGACGACGGCGATGAAAACCTTCAAGGTGATCACCACCGTGGCCTCCAAGGCGGCCCAGGACACGTACGGCTGA
- a CDS encoding Imm1 family immunity protein codes for MSNPPSHDESAAPENLSEVFARLTDVPLDQVDKLIETTESAYSDLNRVMEHSYWADLVYHQGATLRALREARAELDAFRAEATGARNTELGLMVATGVVGDEREYADDEEHKHALVERLLRPPRQGSACHLYVWDRPYEDDRVPGPYRQVRVVTSADDEVGALNFTEEQEDGQLYSWQTHNPRESAETPVLRFDLGSALTFPRSSVVGFTELRAALDEFVRTGECPESVGWQQARWGE; via the coding sequence ATGTCGAATCCGCCGTCGCACGACGAGTCCGCTGCCCCGGAGAACCTCTCGGAGGTGTTCGCCCGGCTGACGGATGTTCCGCTGGACCAAGTGGACAAACTGATCGAGACCACCGAGTCCGCCTACTCCGACCTGAACAGGGTGATGGAGCACTCGTACTGGGCCGATCTGGTCTACCACCAGGGGGCGACCCTGCGCGCGCTGCGGGAGGCACGCGCGGAGCTCGACGCGTTCCGCGCCGAGGCGACCGGCGCGCGCAACACGGAGCTGGGGCTCATGGTCGCCACCGGGGTGGTCGGCGATGAGCGGGAGTACGCCGACGACGAGGAGCACAAGCACGCGCTGGTCGAGCGGTTGCTCCGTCCGCCGCGGCAGGGCAGTGCCTGCCACCTCTACGTCTGGGACCGGCCCTACGAGGACGACCGCGTTCCGGGGCCGTACCGGCAGGTTCGGGTGGTGACCTCCGCCGATGACGAGGTGGGGGCGCTGAACTTCACCGAGGAGCAGGAGGACGGCCAGCTGTACTCCTGGCAGACCCACAATCCGCGGGAGTCCGCGGAGACGCCGGTGCTGCGTTTCGACCTGGGCAGCGCGTTGACCTTTCCGCGCAGTTCGGTTGTCGGCTTCACCGAGTTGCGCGCGGCGCTCGACGAGTTCGTGCGGACCGGCGAATGCCCGGAGAGCGTGGGCTGGCAACAGGCTCGGTGGGGCGAGTGA
- a CDS encoding sugar isomerase domain-containing protein encodes MSDGSHARKHAERSLHDLNRVVEHNGAALGEAAKLLIECVAADGLVFTAGAGHSLAGVLESFYRAGGLAAVRPLYHPDLLPLHGAATSTATERRKGLAEEALHEADFDGGTDVLVVFSNSGINPYPVELAATARERGSAVIALTSKAAAEGAPRRTDAGTLSEQATLVLDTLVPPGDTTYPESGPVTAPASSLANVFLWNLLMVEAYERADEAGISLPWWRSSNAPGGDEANASRLDRYSGRITRLR; translated from the coding sequence ATGTCGGACGGTTCACACGCACGCAAGCACGCCGAGCGGAGTCTGCACGATCTGAACCGGGTGGTCGAACACAACGGAGCGGCCCTCGGGGAGGCCGCGAAACTACTGATCGAATGCGTCGCGGCCGACGGTCTGGTGTTCACCGCCGGGGCGGGGCACTCGCTCGCCGGAGTCCTGGAGAGCTTCTACCGGGCAGGCGGACTGGCCGCGGTGCGTCCGCTCTACCACCCCGATCTGCTTCCGCTGCACGGAGCGGCCACCAGCACGGCCACCGAACGCAGGAAAGGCCTCGCGGAGGAAGCACTGCACGAGGCCGACTTCGACGGCGGTACCGACGTGCTGGTGGTCTTTTCCAACTCCGGGATCAACCCCTACCCGGTCGAACTGGCCGCCACAGCGCGGGAGCGCGGTTCCGCGGTCATAGCCCTCACCTCGAAAGCGGCGGCGGAGGGCGCACCGCGCCGCACGGACGCGGGCACCCTGAGCGAACAGGCCACGCTGGTGCTGGACACGCTGGTACCGCCCGGGGACACCACCTACCCCGAGTCCGGCCCCGTGACCGCGCCCGCCTCCTCGCTCGCCAACGTGTTCCTGTGGAACCTGCTCATGGTCGAGGCCTACGAACGAGCCGACGAAGCCGGGATCTCGCTGCCCTGGTGGCGCAGCTCGAACGCCCCGGGTGGTGACGAGGCCAACGCGTCCCGGCTGGACCGCTACTCCGGACGGATCACGCGACTGCGCTGA